A window of Clostridium taeniosporum genomic DNA:
AAAAAGAGAAGTAATAAAAAAAATTTTAAGTGATATAGACAAAGTTTTAGGACGTTATATTGTAGGTCAGGTTTTTCTTTCAGTTATAATTGGATTTTTAACATTTATATTACTTATTATATTTAAGGTTAAGTTTCCTATATGGATTTCTATACTAAATGCAATATTAAATATAATACCTTATTTTGGACCTATTTTTGGAGGTATTCCTGCAGTTTTAGTAGCATTATTAGATTCACCTATTAAGGCTTTATGGGTAACTGTTGGAGTATTTATTATTCAGCAAATTGAGGGTAATATATTATCACCTAAAATAACTGCTGATAGTACTGATATGCATCCAATAATAATTATAATATTATTATTGATAGGTGATAAATTTGGTGGGTTTATAGGGATGCTTTTAGCTGTTCCTATAGGTGTTATAATAAAAGTTTTATATGATGATATAAATTATTATTTATTCTAATATTTATTGCATTAAATAATGAAATCTAGTTATATATTGACAGAATTATATATATGAAATATAATTTTTCATGAAATAATAAAATATTAAGCGATGATTGGGATTAGTAGATTTTTATAGATATTAAGAGAGGAAGTGGATGGTGCAAACTTCTTACTATATTTTTCGAAGCTACCTATGAGCTATAAATTACTAAGTGATGTATTATATTATTAATACATAATTAGGGTGGTACCGCGGAAATAATAGCTTTCGTCCCTTTTTGTAAGGGAGGAAGCTTTTTTTAGTTTATATTATACAGATAAATACATATTTTATGGAGGAATAATTATGAAGTTTACAAAAACAAATGATTTAAGAGATGCTTATTTAAAATTTTTTGAAAGTAAAGATCATTTAAAATTGGATAGTTTTTCTTTAGTTCCACAAAATGATAATAGCCTATTATTAATAAATGCCGGTATGGCACCATTAAAGCCTTATTTTACTGGGTTACAAGAACCACCAAAAAGAAGAATCACTACTTGTCAAAAATGCGTTAGAACAGGTGATATTGATAATGTAGGAATAACAAGTAGACATGGTACATTCTTTGAAATGCTTGGAAACTTCTCATTTGGAGATTATTTCAAAAAAGAAGTAATTCCTTGGGCTTGGGAATTCTTAACTAAAGTTTTAGAATTACCTAAAGAAAAGTTATATGTAACTATATATTTAGATGATGATGAAGCATATGAATATTGGACTACGCTTACTGATGTTGATAAATCTCATATATTTAGATTAGGAAAGGAAGACAACTTCTGGGAACATGGAGCAGGTCCTTGTGGTCCATGTACTGAAATTCATTTTAGTAGAACTGATGAAGTGCCAACAAATGCTGATGAATTTGTTGAACTTAGTGATGCAGATAAAATTATAGAAGTTTGGAATCTTGTATTTACTCAATTTGATGGTGATGGAAAAGGCAATTATGAAAAACTTGATAGCACTAATATAGATACAGGTATGGGACTTGAAAGACTTGCAGTTGTAATGCAAAATAAAAATAGTATATTTGAAATAGATACATTAGAAAACATATTAAATGAGGTTGGAAATCTTGCTAATATTAAATATGGAGAAAATCATAAAACTGATATATCTTTAAGAATTATAACAGACCATATAAGATCAATAACATTTATGATTTCAGATGATATTATGCCATCAAATGAAGGTAGAGGATATGTTTTAAGAAGGTTGCTTAGAAGAGCAGCAAGACATGGGAAAACTTTAGGAATTAAGGATGCCTTTCTTTGCAATTTATGTGATGTAGTCATTAGAGATTGTAAAAGTGCATATCCAGAATTGGAAGTTAAAAAAGATTACATTAAAAAGGTTATAAAAATAGAAGAAGATAAGTTTAGAGAAACTTTAGATTCTGGTATGGAAATATTAAATAATCTTATAAGTGAATTAAAAGAAAATAATAATAAAGTTTTAAAAGGAACAGATGGATTTAAATTATATGATACATTTGGATTTCCAATGGAACTTACTAAAGAAATATTAAAAGATGAAGGATTATCTCTTGATGAAGAAGGTTTCCATAAAGAAATGAAAGAACAAAGAGAAAGAGCTAGAAGTGCAAGAAAAACTTCTAATTATATGGGAACAGATGTAAAAACATTAGATATAATATCAGCTGATATAGAAACTAGTTTTGATGGATATGAAAATGATAAGTTAACTGCAGAAGTTAAGAGTTTAATTAATGGAGAGGATTTTGTAGATGCCATAATAGAAGGAGATAATGCGGTTATAGTTACAGATGTTACTCCTTTTTATGCTGAAATGGGAGGTCAAATAGGAGATAAAGGTTTAATATATAATGACAACTTTAATGGTAAAGTTTTAGATACTAAGAAAAATATGGGTGGAAAGATAATTCACTTTGTTGAAGTTAAGAGTGGTGAACTTAAAGTTGGAGATAAAGTTACTTTAGAAGTTGATAACATTAGAAGAGAAAGTATAAAGAAAAATCATACAGCAACTCACATTTTAGATGCAGCATTAGTTAAAGTATTAGGATCTCATGTACATCAAGCAGGTTCATATGTTAGCGCAGATAGATTGAGATTTGATTTTTCACATTTTGAAGCAGTAAAAGAAGAAGAATTATTAAAGGTAGAACAATTGGTAAATGAGGCTATAATGAGTGTTACACCTGTGGAAACTATGGAAATGGATTTACAAGAAGCTAAAAATTCAGGTGCAATAGGTATATTTGATGACAAATATTCAGATAAAGTAAGAGTTGTATGTGCTGGAGAGTATTCGAAAGAGCTGTGTGGAGGAACGCATATAGATAATACAGGTAAGATTGGATTATTTAAAATAATTTCTGAAAGTGGAATAGCTGCTGGAACAAGAAGAATAGAAGCAGTAACTGGAACAGAAGCATATAAATTAATTAATGAAAAAGCTGAGTTATTAAAGCAAGTATCAGGAAAATTAAAATGTTCAGAAAAAGAAATAATAACTAAGTTAGATCAACAAGCCAAAGAAATAAAAGAAAAAGAAAAAGAAATCACAAATTTAAAATCTAAATTTGCTTCAATGGAAATTAATGATATAATTAATTCAGTAAAAGATATTAAGGGCATAAATGTTATTACTTATTCATTAAAAGATGTTGATGGTGAAGCATTAAGAGGTCTTTGTGAAAAAGTAAGAGATAAGGTTGGTAATTCATTAACATTACTTACAAGCTCAATAGATGGAAAAGTTGTAATATGCGCTATGGCAGATAAAGAAGCAGTAGGTAAAGGCGCTCATTGTGGTAAAGTAATTAAAGAAGTAGCAACAATCCTTGGTGGAGGCGGCGGTGGAAGACCGGATATGGCTCAAGCTGGAGGAAAATTACCAGAAAAGGTAAATGAAGCACTTGATTCTGTTTATAAAATAGTTGAAACTTTAGTAAAGTAGTATACTTTTTAAGAAATATAGGGTATAATCATATATAAGAATACTGTATATATTATAAATCTACCATGAAGGAACAATCTTTATTAATATATAAATACATGAATAATTTATTGAAATTATGGTGATGTTATATAGGGAGTAGTTTCTTTTTGATATGTTGTAAGGGGGTGAGCTGCAAGAGCAGCAATCTTATGAGTAAAAATATTGAACATACAATGCAATTTGATTTAAATAAGACTAAAGAAGCTTTAACAAAAGCAATATTAACAGAGGTTTATGATTCGTTACAACAAAAGGGTTATAATCCTATAAATCAACTGGTTGGATATTTAATTTCAGGAGACCCTACTTACATTACTAATTACAACGGAGCAAGAGCTTTAGTAAGAAAGCTTGAAAGAGATGAAATACTTGAAGAAGTTATAAAGTCTTATTTAGAGATAAAGTAAAGAGTGCCCGTATTAGCGGGTACTCTTATTTTTTAAGAGGTGCTTAATTTTGAGAATACTAGGTTTAGATTTAGGAAAGAAAACTATTGGAGTAGCGATATCTGATCCATTAGGATTTACAGCGCAAGGTATAACTACAATAAGAAGAGCTAATAAAGAGAAAGATTTAGAAGAGTTAAAAAAAATTTGTGATGATTATAAAGTAGAAACTATAGTTATCGGTCTGCCTAAAAATATGAATGGAACTATAGGTCCTTCAGGAGAAATAGCCATGGAAATGGGTAAAGTAATAGAAGAAAATTTAAATATAAAAGTAGAATTTTGGGATGAACGTTTAACAACAGTTGCAGCTCATAAAGCTATGTTAGAAGCAGATCTTTCAAGAAATAAAAGAAAAAAAATAGTTGATAAAGTAGCATCAACATACATACTTCAAGGATATTTAGACAGAATATCTAAATAGAATTTGAATTTTTATTAAAATTAATATAGACAAAATTCTTAGTTTCATATAGAGTTATGATTAAAACATAAAATTAAAAATAGTATATTTAAAAAAGTGCTGATTATGTAAAAATTAAGTCATTATGAACTAATCAATTTAGTTTAGTATTTTGCGATATTTATATCATAAATAATTGATGATTATGGAAGGAGAATTTTAAATGCAAAAAGATGTGGAATATATAGAATTATTAGATGAACAAGGAGAACAAATTAAATTCAAAGTAATAACTTATTTTCAAATAGATGAAATAAATGGAGAATATGTTGTAGTAACTCCAGCAGAAAATAATGATTCTGATGAAGCGTTTGTATTAAAGGTTACAACTGATGAAGATGAAAATGAAATGCTTATTCCAATAGAAGATGAAAAAGAATTTGATTTAGTTGAAGAAGCATATAACCTTGTTATGGCAGAACAAGAATAAAATTTTATTAAAGCGAGGTGTTATTATGGAGCGATCAACTTCAATAGATATGAATGCTTTAAAAGAAGATTTGAAAAGAAAAGGGTATAAATTAACGGCTCAAAGAAGATCGATTGTTAATGCTATTATTGAGACAGAAGGAAAGCATTTAACAGCAGAAGAAATATATGATGAAGTTAAGAAAAGTTGTCCGGAAATAGGATTGGCAACTGTATACAGAACTATTATATTATTAGAAGAGTTAGGAATAATATGTAGATTGGATTTGAATGATGGTTGTAGTAGATATGAATTAGTTCATTCAGATGAAACTCATAGACATCATCATCTTGTATGTAATGTATGTAACAAAGTATTAGAAGTTGAAGATGATTTATTAGAAGATTTAGAAACACAAATTGAGACACAATATAAATTTAAAATATTTGATCATAGTGTTAAGTTTTATGGACTGTGCAAAGAGTGTCAAGAAAAAGAGAAAAACGAATAAAAGAACTTCTTATATCTTAAGAAGTCTTTAATTATAAATATTTAAAGAAAAAGGAGGGGAAACATGAAAAACGAAAGAGCTAAGGTTAAAATTATTCCTTTAGGCGGTATAAACGAAATCGGAAAAAACGTCACAGCTATTGAATATAAAGAAGATATTGTAGTAATTGACTGTGGGCTTAAGTTCCCAGATGACGATATGTTTGGGATTGATATTGTTATTCCAGATGTTTCATACCTGATAAAAAATAAGGAAAGAGTTAGAGGAATATTTTTAACGCATGGGCATGAGGATCATATAGGAGCATTACCGTATGTTTTAAAACAACTTGATGTTCCAGTTTATGGTACCAAGCTTACTCTTGGAATCGTTGAAACAAAATTGAAAGAGCACGGTTTACTTTCAAAAACAGAATTGATAACGATAAAACCAAGAGACACAATAAAGTTGAATAATGTTTCAGTAGAATTTATAAAAACTAATCATTCGATTGCAGATTCAGTAGCAATCGTAGTGCACACACCACTTGGAGCGGTACTTCATACAGGGGATTTTAAAATTGACTATACTCCAATTGATGGAGAAATAATGGATTTTGCAAGATTTGCAGAATTAGGTAAAAGAGGCGTTTTAGCAATGTTAGCAGATTCAACGAATGTTGAAAGAGCGGGATATACCATGTCAGAAAAAACTGTTGGTGAAAGTTTTATTAGACTTTTTGATAATGCTAAAGGTAGAATTATAGTTGCTACATTTGCATCAAATATCCATAGAATTCAACAAATTATAACTGCTGCACAGGTTTATGGTAAGAAAGTTGCTGTATCTGGAAGAAGTATGGAAAATATAGTTCAAGTTGCAATAGAATTAGGATATTTAACTATAGAAAAAGATGTACTTGTATCTTTAGATCAAATATCTAAATATCCTAATGAAAAAGTTGTTCTTATAACAACAGGAAGTCAAGGAGAACCGATGTCAGCATTAGCTAGAATGGCATCGTCTGAACATAAAAAAATAAATATAGTTAAAGGCGACACTGTAATTATTTCAGCAACACCAATACCAGGAAATGAAAAATTAGTTTCTAAGGTTATTAATCAGTTGTTTAAAAAAGGTGCTGAGGTAATCTATGAATCTTTAGAAAAGGTACATGTCTCTGGTCATGCTTGTCAAGAGGAATTGAAGTTAATGCAAAGACTAGTAAAACCTAGATTTTTTATTCCAGTACATGGAGAGTACAGACATTTAAAACAACATGGTGAATTAGCTATAAGTCTTGGACTTTCAGAAAAAAATGTTTTAATACCTGAAAATGGTGATGTAATAGAAGTTACAAGAAAGAGCATTAAAAAAAGTTGTACTGTTTCAGCAGGTCAGATATTTGTTGATGGATTAGGTGTAGGTGATGTTGGAAATATAGTTTTAAGAGATAGAAAACATTTATCTCAAGATGGTATACTAACAGTTGTAGTTACAATGGAAAGACATACTGCTAATGTTATGGCGGGACCAGATATTATTTCAAGAGGATTTGTATATGTAAGAGAATCAGAGGGGCTTATGGATGAAGCTAAAGAACTTGTAAGGAAAGTTTTAAGCGATTGCGAAGAAAAGAATATTACTGATTGGGCTACATTGAAATCTAGAATGAGGGATGAATTAAGAGAACTTCTTTATGAAAAAACAAAACGAAAACCAATGATTTTACCAATAATTATGGAAATTTAAATTTATTGACAAAACGTATTGTGTATAATTAAGTTGACTTTTGTAGAATAAAAGTTTAAAATAAAAAACAGTGGCTATAGGGGATTGGATACTTTTTGTATCCAATTTTCTTTTGGAGAAAAAAAGTTATAGGTTTACATAGAATAAAAATTAAACTGTTCATACATTAAATATTATTTTGGAGGAATATACATGGAACTAATAAAAAGAGAAGATATAAGAAATATAGCAATTATTGCTCACGTTGACCATGGTAAAACAACTTTAGTAGATGCTTTATTAAAACAGAGTCATGTTTTTAGAAGCAATGAAAAGGTACAAGAAAGAGTAATGGATTCAAATGATTTAGAAAAAGAAAGAGGAATTACTATTCTTTCAAAGAATACAGCTGTACAATATAAGAATATTAAAATAAATATAGTAGATACTCCAGGTCATGCTGACTTTGGCGGAGAAGTTGAACGTGTATTAAAAATGGTTGATTCAGTGTTACTAGTAGTAGATTCATATGAAGGTCCTATGCCTCAAACTAAATTTGTTTTAAAGAAGGCACTAGAATTAGGATTAAAGCCAATAGTTGTAATAAATAAAATAGATAAACCAGATGCAAGACCGGAAGAGGTTATAGATGAAGTGTTTGATTTATTCTTAGAACTAGGTGCAAATGATGAACAATTAGATTTTCCAATTATATATGCATCAGCAAGAGAAGGGTTTGCTAGAAACAATATTGAAGATACTAATGGAGATATGATTCCATTATTTGAAAAAATAATAGAACATGTAGAGGCTCCAGAAGGATATATAGATGAACCATTCCAAATGTTGGTAACAACATTAGATACTAATGAATATGTTGGTAAAATTGCTATTGGTAAAATTCATAGAGGAAAAGTTAAGAAGAATCAAACAGTTGCTTTAGTAAGAAATGATGGTAGCACATCAAATTATAAAGTAACAAGTGTATTTACTTACGATGGATTAAAGAGAGTAGAAGCAGAAGAAGCAGCATTAGGAGATATAGTTGCATTAAGTGGTATTACTGATGCAAATATAGGAGAAACTATTGCAGATTCTCAAAATCCAGAAGCTTTACCATTTGTAAATATAGATGAACCAACTCTTAGCATGAATTTTATGGTAAATAATTCACCATTTGCAGGAAAAGAAGGAGATTTTGTTACATCAAGACATTTAAGAGATAGATTATTCAAAGAATTGGAAACTAATGTAAGCTTAAGAGTAAAAGAACTTACACCAGATTGTTTTGAAGTTTCAGGAAGAGGTGAACTTCATCTTTCAGTGCTTATTGAAACAATGAGAAGAGAAGGTTATGAATTCCAAGTTTCAAAAGCAAGTGTTATATTCAAAGAAGAAAATGGTCATAAAGAAGAACCAATGGAATATTTAACAATTGATGTTCCAGAAGAATTTATGGGACCAGTTATGGAAAAATTAGGACCTAGAAAAGCTGAAATGGTTAATATGACTTCAGCAGTAAATGGGTATACAAGATTAGAATTTATAGTTCCAGCAAGAGGATTAATAGGATTTAGAAATGAATTTATGACTGATACTAAAGGTAATGGTATAATGAATCACGTATTCCATAGTTATGATAAATATAAAGGTGATATACCAACTAGAAGTAGAGGATCTTTAGTTTCATTTACAGATGGAGAATCTATAGCTTATGGATTATTTAATGCTCAAGAAAGAGGTCAATTATTCATAGGTGCTGGTATTCCAGTATATGAAGGAATGGTTGTTGG
This region includes:
- the alaS gene encoding alanine--tRNA ligase, coding for MKFTKTNDLRDAYLKFFESKDHLKLDSFSLVPQNDNSLLLINAGMAPLKPYFTGLQEPPKRRITTCQKCVRTGDIDNVGITSRHGTFFEMLGNFSFGDYFKKEVIPWAWEFLTKVLELPKEKLYVTIYLDDDEAYEYWTTLTDVDKSHIFRLGKEDNFWEHGAGPCGPCTEIHFSRTDEVPTNADEFVELSDADKIIEVWNLVFTQFDGDGKGNYEKLDSTNIDTGMGLERLAVVMQNKNSIFEIDTLENILNEVGNLANIKYGENHKTDISLRIITDHIRSITFMISDDIMPSNEGRGYVLRRLLRRAARHGKTLGIKDAFLCNLCDVVIRDCKSAYPELEVKKDYIKKVIKIEEDKFRETLDSGMEILNNLISELKENNNKVLKGTDGFKLYDTFGFPMELTKEILKDEGLSLDEEGFHKEMKEQRERARSARKTSNYMGTDVKTLDIISADIETSFDGYENDKLTAEVKSLINGEDFVDAIIEGDNAVIVTDVTPFYAEMGGQIGDKGLIYNDNFNGKVLDTKKNMGGKIIHFVEVKSGELKVGDKVTLEVDNIRRESIKKNHTATHILDAALVKVLGSHVHQAGSYVSADRLRFDFSHFEAVKEEELLKVEQLVNEAIMSVTPVETMEMDLQEAKNSGAIGIFDDKYSDKVRVVCAGEYSKELCGGTHIDNTGKIGLFKIISESGIAAGTRRIEAVTGTEAYKLINEKAELLKQVSGKLKCSEKEIITKLDQQAKEIKEKEKEITNLKSKFASMEINDIINSVKDIKGINVITYSLKDVDGEALRGLCEKVRDKVGNSLTLLTSSIDGKVVICAMADKEAVGKGAHCGKVIKEVATILGGGGGGRPDMAQAGGKLPEKVNEALDSVYKIVETLVK
- a CDS encoding IreB family regulatory phosphoprotein; amino-acid sequence: MSKNIEHTMQFDLNKTKEALTKAILTEVYDSLQQKGYNPINQLVGYLISGDPTYITNYNGARALVRKLERDEILEEVIKSYLEIK
- the ruvX gene encoding Holliday junction resolvase RuvX; the protein is MRILGLDLGKKTIGVAISDPLGFTAQGITTIRRANKEKDLEELKKICDDYKVETIVIGLPKNMNGTIGPSGEIAMEMGKVIEENLNIKVEFWDERLTTVAAHKAMLEADLSRNKRKKIVDKVASTYILQGYLDRISK
- a CDS encoding DUF1292 domain-containing protein produces the protein MQKDVEYIELLDEQGEQIKFKVITYFQIDEINGEYVVVTPAENNDSDEAFVLKVTTDEDENEMLIPIEDEKEFDLVEEAYNLVMAEQE
- a CDS encoding Fur family transcriptional regulator codes for the protein MERSTSIDMNALKEDLKRKGYKLTAQRRSIVNAIIETEGKHLTAEEIYDEVKKSCPEIGLATVYRTIILLEELGIICRLDLNDGCSRYELVHSDETHRHHHLVCNVCNKVLEVEDDLLEDLETQIETQYKFKIFDHSVKFYGLCKECQEKEKNE
- a CDS encoding ribonuclease J; translation: MKNERAKVKIIPLGGINEIGKNVTAIEYKEDIVVIDCGLKFPDDDMFGIDIVIPDVSYLIKNKERVRGIFLTHGHEDHIGALPYVLKQLDVPVYGTKLTLGIVETKLKEHGLLSKTELITIKPRDTIKLNNVSVEFIKTNHSIADSVAIVVHTPLGAVLHTGDFKIDYTPIDGEIMDFARFAELGKRGVLAMLADSTNVERAGYTMSEKTVGESFIRLFDNAKGRIIVATFASNIHRIQQIITAAQVYGKKVAVSGRSMENIVQVAIELGYLTIEKDVLVSLDQISKYPNEKVVLITTGSQGEPMSALARMASSEHKKINIVKGDTVIISATPIPGNEKLVSKVINQLFKKGAEVIYESLEKVHVSGHACQEELKLMQRLVKPRFFIPVHGEYRHLKQHGELAISLGLSEKNVLIPENGDVIEVTRKSIKKSCTVSAGQIFVDGLGVGDVGNIVLRDRKHLSQDGILTVVVTMERHTANVMAGPDIISRGFVYVRESEGLMDEAKELVRKVLSDCEEKNITDWATLKSRMRDELRELLYEKTKRKPMILPIIMEI
- the typA gene encoding translational GTPase TypA produces the protein MELIKREDIRNIAIIAHVDHGKTTLVDALLKQSHVFRSNEKVQERVMDSNDLEKERGITILSKNTAVQYKNIKINIVDTPGHADFGGEVERVLKMVDSVLLVVDSYEGPMPQTKFVLKKALELGLKPIVVINKIDKPDARPEEVIDEVFDLFLELGANDEQLDFPIIYASAREGFARNNIEDTNGDMIPLFEKIIEHVEAPEGYIDEPFQMLVTTLDTNEYVGKIAIGKIHRGKVKKNQTVALVRNDGSTSNYKVTSVFTYDGLKRVEAEEAALGDIVALSGITDANIGETIADSQNPEALPFVNIDEPTLSMNFMVNNSPFAGKEGDFVTSRHLRDRLFKELETNVSLRVKELTPDCFEVSGRGELHLSVLIETMRREGYEFQVSKASVIFKEENGHKEEPMEYLTIDVPEEFMGPVMEKLGPRKAEMVNMTSAVNGYTRLEFIVPARGLIGFRNEFMTDTKGNGIMNHVFHSYDKYKGDIPTRSRGSLVSFTDGESIAYGLFNAQERGQLFIGAGIPVYEGMVVGVSSRAEDIDINVCKGKKLTNTRSSGADEAVKLIPPVEMKLEQCLEFINDDELVEVTPENIRMRKTVLGSSERKKIVSRSKK